One genomic region from Magallana gigas chromosome 3, xbMagGiga1.1, whole genome shotgun sequence encodes:
- the LOC117692835 gene encoding uncharacterized protein, with protein MQRYVWLLCFALELCWAQNDSGCCGDIDVDGICSKCCQNYHLLEGICKVCPLGFFGDKCNTECVYPWYGALCGSSCTDYPNNCSKADCHPALGCQNNGRIIVTQTTQSSSKKQLNSNVSTPATPIYVGTTVAGTNLNTTDAPWLVSVVKILGCTLGVSLLVNMGLVCLFIFKRRRESTPGKSMNNLQQSEQELKLYNASCQQNVGRVVDTSRNNINSSAPYHDLSADPRLRRSDDKGRKESVGKSTHTYLEPIPRECIDIDNPSYVDMTLLDSVRS; from the exons ATGCAGAGGTATGTCTGGTTGTTGTGTTTCGCGCTTGAATTGTGTTGGGCACAGAATGACTCTGGATGCTGCGGGGATATAGACGTCGACGGAATCTGCAG TAAATGCTGTCAAAATTACCACCTTTTGGAGGGAATATGCAAAG TGTGTCCGCTGGGATTTTTTGGAGATAAGTGCAACACGGAGTGTGTTTACCCATGGTATGGGGCGTTATGCGGTTCCTCTTGCACGGACTACCCAAACAACTGTTCCAAGGCCGATTGCCATCCTGCTCTAGGATGCCAGAACAATG GTAGAATAATTGTCACACAAACAACTCAAAGTTCTTCAAAAAAGCAACTCAATTCTAATGTTTCAACTCCCGCGACGCCAATATATGTAGGTACAACAGTCGCTGGGACAAACCTCAATACAACTGACGCGCCCTGGTTGGTGTCTGTCGTGAAAATACTTGGATGTACCCTCGGGGTTAGCCTTCTGGTAAATATGGGACTAGTCTGTCTCTTCATATTCAAGAGAAGGCGAGAAAGCACTCCAGGCAAATCAATGAATAATTTACAACAAAGTGAACAGGAATTAAAACTGTACAATGCAAGTTGTCAGCAAAATGTGGGCCGTGTGGTAGACACAAGCAGAAACAACATCAATAGTTCTGCACCGTATCACGATCTCTCTGCTGACCCCCGTTTAAGACGATCAGACGACAAAGGGAGGAAGGAATCAGTCGGTAAATCCACACACACATACCTGGAGCCGATACCACGGGAATGTATTGACATCGACAACCCATCTTACGTAGATATGACATTATTAGACAGTGTTCGATCATGA